One stretch of Desulfomonile tiedjei DNA includes these proteins:
- a CDS encoding DNA-binding protein: MTDLTISLPEDKLAKLKERASAYGVSAEELVRAGIDRLLESPEEDFRGAVDYVLKKNEGLYRRLA, encoded by the coding sequence ATGACCGACTTAACGATAAGTCTTCCCGAAGACAAACTGGCCAAGCTCAAGGAAAGAGCCTCAGCATATGGGGTCAGTGCGGAAGAACTCGTGCGTGCCGGCATCGACCGCCTGCTCGAAAGCCCGGAAGAGGATTTCCGGGGCGCTGTAGACTATGTCCTCAAGAAGAACGAGGGACTTTACCGAAGGCTTGCATGA
- a CDS encoding arylsulfatase, whose amino-acid sequence MAKNIALLAAAVITIAFVCAAGQESRAAETRKPNILVIWGDDIGVHNISAYNHGIMGYKTPNIDRLAKEGAMFTDSYAQQSCTAGRASFILGQHPFRTGLLTIGMPGSPHGIPDWSPTIADLLKEQGYTTGQFGKNHLGDQDKHLPTVHGFDEFFGNLYHLNAEEEPETYYYPKDPEFKKKYGPRGVLHCHADGKGGQKCEDTGPLTQKRMETVDQEIHAAAKGFIDRAVKDKKPFFVWLNTTRMHVWTHLKKETYGKTGIGIYPDGMTELDDITGAVLKQLDDLGIADNTIVVWSTDNGAETFSWPDGGTTPFHGEKGTTWEGGFRVPLLVRWPGVIKPGTICNDIISQEDWMPTLLAAAGVPDIVEKLKSKDGYKANGKSWRIHADGYNFLPYFRGETDKGPRQEIYYFSQGGELNALRVKDWKIHFATQVGNIATGTRAVPGWPLIVNLRADPYEKGPTEAALGYLRWYGDNLWTFVPAQGFIKKFLSTLPEYPFQEGSSLNAAGINYNTLKAGAALKRLQELETIPLDK is encoded by the coding sequence ATGGCCAAGAATATTGCGCTGCTCGCTGCGGCAGTGATTACCATTGCTTTTGTCTGTGCCGCCGGGCAGGAATCAAGGGCTGCTGAGACCAGGAAACCTAACATCCTAGTCATCTGGGGCGATGACATAGGGGTGCATAACATCAGCGCTTACAACCACGGCATCATGGGCTACAAGACGCCCAACATTGACCGTCTGGCGAAGGAAGGCGCGATGTTCACCGACTCCTACGCACAGCAGAGTTGTACTGCGGGCAGAGCGTCGTTTATTCTTGGCCAGCATCCGTTCCGCACCGGGCTTCTCACAATCGGCATGCCCGGCTCGCCGCACGGCATCCCAGATTGGTCACCTACAATCGCCGACCTGCTCAAAGAGCAGGGCTACACTACCGGACAGTTCGGCAAGAACCACCTCGGCGATCAGGACAAGCACCTGCCGACGGTGCATGGGTTCGATGAGTTCTTCGGCAACCTCTACCACCTCAATGCTGAAGAGGAGCCGGAGACCTATTACTACCCGAAGGACCCGGAGTTTAAGAAGAAGTATGGCCCGCGAGGCGTACTGCACTGTCACGCAGACGGCAAGGGCGGCCAGAAGTGCGAGGACACCGGCCCACTGACGCAGAAGCGCATGGAGACCGTTGACCAGGAGATCCACGCAGCCGCAAAGGGCTTCATTGATCGCGCGGTCAAAGACAAGAAACCCTTCTTCGTCTGGCTCAACACCACGCGCATGCACGTCTGGACTCACCTGAAGAAGGAAACCTACGGCAAAACCGGCATCGGCATCTATCCGGACGGCATGACGGAACTCGACGATATCACCGGGGCGGTCCTCAAGCAACTCGATGACCTCGGCATCGCCGACAACACCATCGTCGTCTGGTCCACCGACAACGGCGCTGAGACCTTCTCTTGGCCCGATGGAGGTACGACGCCCTTCCACGGCGAGAAAGGGACGACCTGGGAAGGCGGCTTCCGCGTACCCCTGCTCGTCCGCTGGCCTGGCGTAATCAAGCCCGGCACGATCTGCAACGACATCATTTCACAGGAAGACTGGATGCCCACGCTGCTCGCTGCGGCCGGGGTGCCGGACATTGTGGAGAAGCTCAAGAGCAAGGATGGCTACAAGGCCAACGGCAAAAGCTGGCGAATCCATGCCGATGGTTATAACTTCCTGCCCTACTTCAGGGGTGAGACCGACAAAGGCCCGCGACAAGAAATCTATTACTTCAGCCAGGGCGGCGAGCTGAACGCTCTCCGCGTGAAGGACTGGAAGATCCATTTTGCGACGCAGGTCGGCAATATCGCCACCGGCACGCGAGCGGTACCCGGCTGGCCGCTGATTGTGAACCTTCGGGCTGACCCGTATGAAAAAGGCCCGACCGAAGCGGCCTTGGGTTACCTCAGGTGGTATGGGGACAATCTGTGGACCTTCGTTCCCGCTCAGGGCTTCATTAAGAAGTTCCTGTCCACACTTCCGGAGTATCCCTTCCAGGAAGGCAGCAGCCTGAATGCAGCGGGAATCAACTACAACACGCTCAAGGCCGGCGCGGCACTGAAACGGCTGCAGGAATTGGAGACCATCCCCCTCGACAAGTAG
- a CDS encoding DUF1254 domain-containing protein codes for MTVKNAHKRSILAAMIIAALAMSGLTTQALAQETRFDTLANLPFAENRPTKETAQTLRDELLFQRATQAYLWALPLINTLGMKTGSEKVFGAGYNVLPIWKKRLDAKTLITTPNSDVIYAMSYVDLGKDGPLVFEAPPHLQGILLDFWQRPIPVDGGKFFGDVGLPGPDGGKGGKFLLLPPGYKGEVPEGYFVYRSATNNVFIFLRSFYQDPKDLAPAVALIEQSKIYPLNGKDKAKAMTFPDASGVPANMLPIGDGSAFDHLKSLVDREGSNLADSDSLGTLAAIGITNGQPFNPDAHTRKILDRAAKTAYKMSRVIGFQEVVNGRSLRVYPDRRWVNPVADATPTNPGGPFDLSWRRIAGGYLDLDARIWFFTNYYSISPGMVSQIPGKGAKYMIAFTDSEGTPLSGGSNYRLNLPADIPAANFWSVTLYEVENASGLANGQPFPSKGSRDKPLRNSDDSTDLYLGPQAPQGKEANWLATVPGKGYFAIIRLYGPTETAIYKSWKPGDIEMVK; via the coding sequence ATGACTGTGAAGAATGCACACAAGAGAAGCATCCTCGCCGCCATGATTATTGCAGCGCTGGCAATGAGCGGACTCACAACGCAGGCTCTGGCCCAGGAGACCCGCTTCGATACACTGGCCAACCTCCCGTTCGCCGAAAACCGGCCCACGAAGGAGACAGCGCAGACACTCCGCGACGAATTGCTCTTCCAGAGGGCAACGCAGGCCTATCTCTGGGCGTTGCCTTTGATAAACACGCTCGGCATGAAGACCGGCTCAGAAAAGGTCTTCGGCGCAGGCTACAACGTCTTGCCGATCTGGAAAAAGCGCCTCGACGCAAAGACTCTCATAACAACCCCTAACTCAGATGTCATCTATGCAATGAGCTACGTTGACCTCGGCAAGGATGGTCCCCTGGTATTCGAAGCGCCGCCACACTTGCAGGGTATCCTGCTCGATTTCTGGCAGCGCCCTATCCCGGTTGACGGTGGCAAGTTTTTTGGAGATGTCGGCCTGCCCGGACCCGACGGCGGGAAGGGCGGTAAGTTTCTGCTGTTGCCCCCCGGCTACAAGGGCGAGGTTCCTGAAGGTTACTTCGTTTACCGCTCGGCGACTAACAATGTCTTCATCTTCCTGCGCTCGTTTTATCAGGACCCCAAGGATCTGGCACCGGCAGTTGCGTTGATTGAACAATCGAAGATCTATCCGCTGAACGGCAAAGACAAGGCCAAGGCGATGACATTCCCCGATGCCTCAGGTGTCCCGGCCAACATGCTGCCGATCGGCGACGGCAGCGCCTTTGATCATCTCAAAAGTCTTGTGGACAGAGAAGGCTCCAATCTGGCCGATTCAGATAGTCTCGGCACGTTGGCAGCCATTGGCATCACAAATGGACAGCCGTTCAATCCCGATGCGCACACACGGAAGATCCTCGATCGGGCCGCCAAGACCGCCTATAAGATGAGCCGGGTGATCGGCTTCCAAGAAGTCGTCAACGGCCGATCTCTGCGTGTTTATCCAGACCGTCGGTGGGTCAATCCCGTGGCTGACGCGACGCCTACTAATCCGGGAGGGCCGTTCGACTTGAGTTGGAGGAGAATCGCCGGAGGGTATCTAGATCTCGATGCCCGCATTTGGTTTTTCACCAACTACTACTCGATCAGTCCGGGGATGGTTTCCCAAATCCCTGGGAAAGGCGCCAAATACATGATTGCCTTCACCGACAGCGAGGGCACGCCCTTGTCTGGAGGCAGCAATTACCGCCTGAACCTGCCGGCCGACATCCCCGCTGCCAATTTCTGGTCGGTGACGCTCTACGAGGTTGAGAATGCTTCGGGGCTGGCAAACGGCCAGCCGTTTCCCTCCAAGGGCTCACGCGACAAGCCGTTGCGGAATTCCGACGACAGCACGGACCTCTACTTGGGGCCCCAGGCGCCTCAGGGCAAAGAAGCCAACTGGCTCGCCACAGTGCCCGGCAAAGGGTATTTCGCCATCATCCGGCTTTATGGGCCGACCGAAACCGCCATCTACAAAAGTTGGAAACCGGGCGACATCGAGATGGTCAAGTGA